The Ranitomeya imitator isolate aRanImi1 chromosome 8, aRanImi1.pri, whole genome shotgun sequence genome window below encodes:
- the LOC138648053 gene encoding uncharacterized protein — protein MAGRKRDPIWVHFVEMPAADLGKKGARAKCKYCQKDIQGLVCRLKSHYENCNQKGNEDVDSDTTNVNEPPQLLMHQEPSTRSNMACAAHDNQYLGTTSTKQPKKKLCVQSVEKFILKTTTSQKEHFDELIAKFIFATNSSFRLVEHPLFVQMIEGIRPGYKPPSRFDISGKHLQAVYDIERAACTKYLKDKVVNMSLDGWSNIHNDPIICTCVTTEDGETYLTDTIDTSGNSHTAEYLLEIAKNSIHQCQEQFGCKVRSLVTDNASNVAKMRAELAHEDDTNVITYGCSAHLLHLLAKDLHISGVKEHVVEIVKYFRNNHFAHATYKEMGGLKLVLPQDVRWNTLADCLEMFINNWSKLLSICETHQDKIDANIRSKVLNLGVKRNAEDLLERLKPISIALDKMQKDTATIADATEVWKDLEGSLDRLNLSNNVKVAIQHRKDQALKEEHYLANILHPIYRGKKLSEAEINSAMEWLANTNHDIVATVLKLKCESAPFQKYMFADNVVNELKPLDWWKSQSLVLPAKIINLATQLLTASASSALVQRLFSSFGFVHTTVRNRLGTAKAGQLVFLLKVLNKQ, from the exons ATGGCAGGTCGTAAGAGAGACCCTATTTGGGTTCATTTTGTTgagatgccagcagcagatcttggaaAGAAAGGTGCAAGAGCAAAGTGCAAATACTGTCAAAAGGATATCCAAGGACTTGTTTGCCGTTTGAAATCACATTATGAAAACTGCAACCAGAAGGGAAATGAAGATGTTGATAGTGATACAACTAATGTCAATGAACCCCCACAGCTTCTTATGCACCAGGAGCCTAGTACTA GGTCAAATATGGCTTGTGCTGCACATGACAATCAATATCTGGGTACAACTTCAACAAAGCAGCCCAAAAAAAAACTTTGCGTGCAAAGTGTAGAAAAATTCATCTTAAAGACTACGACGAGCCAGAAAGAACATTTTGATGAATTAATTGCTAAATTCATATTTGCAACCAATTCTTCTTTCCGACTAGTTGAGCACCCATTGTTTGTACAAATGATCGAAGGAATTAGACCAGGCTACAAACCACCAAGTAGATTTGATATCTCAGGAAAACATCTTCAGGCTGTATACGACATAGAAAGAGCGGCTTGTACAAAATATTTGAAAGACAAGGTTGTTAACATGAGCTTGGATGGTTGGAGCAACATCCACAACGACCCCATAATTTGCACTTGTGTCACAACAGAAGATGGTGAAACTTACCTTACAGACACAATCGACACATCTGGAAATTCACATACTGCTGAATATTTACTTGAAATTGCTAAGAACTCAATTCACCAATGCCAAGAACAGTTTGGATGTAAAGTAAGGAGCTTAGTTACTGATAACGCAAGCAATGTGGCAAAAATGCGAGCGGAACTGGCACATGAGGATGACACAAATGTCATTACATACGGTTGTTCTGCCCATTTGTTGCATCTTTTGGCAAAAGACCTGCATATTTCGGGTGTCAAGGAACATGTTGTAGAAATTGTTAAATATTTCCGCAATAATCATTTTGCACATGCAACCTACAAGGAAATGGGAGGACTGAAGTTGGTTctaccacaagatgttagatggaataccttggctgactgcttggaaatgtttattaacaactggtcaaaattactgtccatTTGCGAAACACATCAGGATAAAATTGATGCTAATATACGAAGCAAAGTATTAAATCTTGGTGTGAAGAGAAATGCCGAGGACCTTTTGGAAAGGTTAAAGCCAATATCGATTGCGTTGGATAAAATGCAGAAAGATACTGCAACCATAGCTGATGCCACAGAAGTTTGGAAAGATTTAGAAGGTTCTCTAGATCGCTTGAACCTCTCAAACAATGTAAAGGTTGCAATACAGCACCGCAAGGACCAAGCATTAAAAGAAGAACACTATTTAGCCAATATCTTGCATCCCATCTACAGAGGGAAAAAATTATCTGAGGCGGAAATCAACTCTGCAATGGAGTGGCTCGCCAATACTAACCATGACATTGTGGCAACTGTGCTGAAATTGAAGTGTGAATCTGCACCATTTCAAAAATACATGTTTGCAGATAACGTCGTTAATGAACTAAAACCACTGGACTGGTGGAAGTCGCAATCACTTGTTCTTCCAGCAAAGATAATAAATCTAGCTACTCAGCTACTGACTGCATCGGCTTCATCCGCATTAGTACAGAGATTGTTTTCTTCATTTGGTTTTGTGCACACAACAGTCCGAAACCGCTTAGGAACTGCTAAAGCAGGACAACTGGTTTTCCTATTAAAAGTCCTAAATAAACAGTAG